A genomic region of Arachis hypogaea cultivar Tifrunner chromosome 5, arahy.Tifrunner.gnm2.J5K5, whole genome shotgun sequence contains the following coding sequences:
- the LOC112803679 gene encoding putative F-box protein At3g16210 gives MATHGNQIPKDLVWEILAKLSVKSLKRFSCVHKSWLNLLENSDFKNIYYENLKSKTAYSSSLLLWRSFHDERSDRHVYENDVYLLSGERYENMVTLVLPSLFEEIGFDRVIDCVNGIICHYKKAGLNVKIGLWNPKTDEHKIIPPSTITNDPDFNAEVEIHGFGYDNVNDDYKVIQHICYCHNQFYQYEPALAN, from the coding sequence ATGGCAACCCATGGCAATCAGATTCCTAAAGATCTTGTATGGGAAATTCTAGCAAAATTATCTGTTAAGTCTTTGAAGCGATTTAGTTGCGTGCATAAGTCTTGGCTAAATTTACTTGAGAATTCTGATTTCAAGAACATATACTACgagaatttaaaatctaaaactgCTTATTCCTCGTCTCTCCTTCTATGGAGATCTTTTCATGACGAAAGAAGTGATCGACACGTCTATGAAAATGATGTGTATTTGCTTTCTGGAGAAAGGTATGAAAACATGGTTACGTTAGTTTTACCAAGTCTATTtgaagaaattggttttgatagAGTTATAGACTGTGTTAATGGTATCATATGTCATTATAAAAAAGCTGGTCTTAATGTAAAAATAGGACTTTGGAACCCCAAAACCGACGAGCATAAAATTATTCCTCCAAGTACTATTACTAATGATCCCGACTTTAATGCAGAGGTCGAAATTCATGGATTTGGTTATGATAATGTGAATGATGACTATAAAGTGATTCAACATATATGTTATTGTCATAATCAATTTTACCAATATGAGCCTGCTCTAGCAAATTGA